In Spirosoma sp. KUDC1026, the sequence GGGCTATGTGACGATTTGGCATAGTTTTCGCCCTTTGATTTCACGAATCTCCTCAAACTTAAACTTTATGAATTTTTTCACCGGATTATTGCTGACCGCCCTGCTGTGGGCCCGGTCAGAAACGCCCACATTGCCTGTCTCTATGAACGAAGTCGTTCGTTCGTCGATGAGCCAGGGAGATGCCAATCTCCTGTCTGATCATTTTAATGAGTCGATCGAACTGATTATCGATTCGGAACAGGTTAACTTCACGAAAGTGGAGGCCACGCATGCCGAAATGATTCTGCGCTCTTTTTTCCGGAAAAACCCACCCCGCCATTTCCGGTACGTTCACCGCGGTACCTCAGATAACGTACAGTACAGCAGTGGTTCTTACGAAGCCAACGGGCAGAGCTACGCCGTGTATGTGCTTATGCACAAGTCGGCGAATCAGCCTTATGTGATCGATGCAGTACACTTTCGTCACGCCTAGAGCCGATAAAAGCGGCTATTTCAGTAAGCTAGCTCCGCGGAATAGGTCGTAAATCGTAAATCAATCTATCTTTGTGCTTCATTTTTGAAGTGCCATGATTGTTAAGACAAAAAAATACGCTCTCGAACAAAAAACGTACATAAACATTGCGTTGCGGCAGTGGCTGAAAGAAAATTGGAAATGGGTTTTTATACCGTTAGGACTGATTATTCTCAACGTTGTTCTCTACGCAACCGGTGCCTTTGATCATTACTGGCCTGCTATTGTTATTTTCGTTCTGGCTGTGTTATACGTACTTTTCTGGGCGGTTCAGATTACCGGAATCACGCAGATGGAACAGAGTAAACCGCTGTTTCAAAAGTACGTATATGAGATCGATAGCCGTCAGATTCTGATGCGGATTAATGCAAAGGAGGGTGGTATCCTAAAGTGGTCACAGATCAGCGGGGCTGCAAAGGATAAAGACGCGTATATTCTGTATCTGGACAACAGCGAGTCGATGAAAGGTGTAAAGGCCAATTGGCTGGCCCGAACAGTAACGAAAGGATTGGCTAAAGCCCAGTTTCTATACCTGCCTTTCTCGATTTTTACCAGTGACAATGACCTGCGTTTCACCGAAGCTCTGCTAAAGCGTAAGGGACTGCTGGCCGGCGAGAATATCGCGGAGCCCGTAAAATAATGGAGCTTGTCTGTAAAGACTACATTCAGAAGTAACAGGTAGAATCCAGTTCTGTTGTCGGAGCTGGATTCTTCGTTTTGTCGGCAATCGGCTACATTATGGATCATTCATCCGTACCGTGGAGTAGCCGATTGCCTTCTTTTTGTCTATCTTAGTTCAAAAACGAATAAAGTTATGCAGGCCATTACGCTGACGATACCGCCTAACATCAATGTGTTTTCGGACGATGAACTGTATGCGTTCTGTTTGGCGAATCCTGAATTGCGTATTGAACGTGACGAAACCGGCCACATCATTATCATGCCTCCCACCGGATTAGAAAGCAGTTTTACCAACGGAGAACTCTTCGGTGAGGTCCGTAACTGGAATCGCCGAACCAAAGCAGGTCGTACATCGGAATCAAATGGTGGCTATACGCTGCCCGATACGTCCATGCGGGCACCCGATGTGGGCTGGGTAAGCAAAGAGCGGTTGATGCAGGTTGTTCCGGATGAACTCAAGAAGTTTGCCCGGGTTTGCCCCGACTTTGTCATTGAAGTTCGCTCCGAGTCGGATAGTCTGAAGGAGTTGCAGACAAAAATGGAGAAATGGCTTAAAAACGGCGTTCGGCTCGGTTGGCTTGTTGATCCACAGGAACAGAAGACAACTATCTACCGACCTGATTCGGAGACAGAAACGAAACTGTTTTCTGAAACCCTTTCTGGTGAAGATGTTCTGGTTGGATTTACGATGAACATCCAAGAAGTTTTGACTTATTAAGGGCATAGTGGTACGAAACCGAGAAAGGACGTGAAGACGCTACGTCCTTTCTCGGTTTTTCTGTTTTTTCGGGTGCTGTACGTCAATGCCTTACCTTCCCTCTATGAAAAAACTGGCTACAATACTTTACTTTCTTTCGGTTACGTCCTTCACCTTCGCCCAGACCGGGGCTGATACAACCGCCCGTATTGAAAAGATATTCAGCCGATATCAGTCCCAAAATCCGGGTTGTCAACTGGCGGTCTCGCGTAATGGCAAGGTTATTTTCTCCAGAGCCTGGGGCATGGCCGACCTGGAACACAACCTGCCTCTAACGACCGAGTCAATCATTGAAGCCGGTTCGGTGTCGAAGCAGTTTACCGCAGCGGCTGTGCTGCTGCTTGAACAACAGGGCAGGTTGTCACTCGATGATGATATTCGCAGATATATTCCGGAGATGCCTGATTATGGTACGCCGATCACGCTCCGGCGGATGATGCACCACGCGAGTGGCCTGCGCGATTGGGGAAGTGTAGCGGGTATTGCCGGCTGGCCCCGCACTACCAAGACGTACAATAACAACGACGCGCTGGACATTATCGTCCATCAGAAAGCGCTCAATCACAAACCCGGCGACGAGTTTCTGTACAGCAACTCGAACTATAACCTGTTTGCGATTTTGGTGGAACGGGTTAGCGGCATGAGCCTGGCCGAGTATACCCGCAAATACATTTTCGAACCGGCGGGAATGACGCACACTCAGTGGCGTGACAATTTCAAACGTATCGTGCAGAATCGGGCCATTGCTTACGAAAAAACGGCTGATAGATACGAAACCGACATGCCGAATGAATATGTCTACGGCAACGGTGGCCTGCTGACAACAACCGAAGACCTGCTGAAATGGAACGACTACTACTGGGGCGGTCAATTCGGTCGCCCGTCGCTATTGCCGAAGCAACTGACGATAGAAGTGTTCAATAATAAAACGACCTATCCGTATGGGGCAGGCTTGTTTGTGAGCAAAGCCAAAGGGCAGGACTACGTGTACCACACCGGATCAACGGCCAGCTATCGGGCTATGCTGGAGCGTTATCCACAACAAAACTTGTCTATTGCCTGGCTGAGTAACACGTCGGAGTTCGATACGGCTTCGTACAATGTCATACGCGAGGTTGGCAACCTGTTTGTCCCCGATCGGAGTGCGACCTCGGACAAAGCCACTGTCGGAAACACCAGCCCAAAGCAGCCAGAAACGTTCGCAATATCGGCGGCTACGTTGGCGAGCTATGCCGGTACCTACGAGTCGGATGAAGCGCAGGCAACTTTCACGGTAATGGACCGGAATGGGAGGCTGGTTTTGCGTCAGGCCCCCGGCGTTGATGTAGAGCTCCTGCCGATAGGCGAGAACATCTTCAAGGTTACTGCCGGTGGCCGTGGGCTATCCGGAGCCACCATTACATTTGTACGCAATAATCTGGATGTCAATGGCTTGAACGTAACGGTTTCTCGGGCGCGAAACGTGTCGTTTCAGAAGAAATCAAAACAGTAAAATTAGCCGTAATGTACCTTCTATGTCATTATTGTCAAGTAGACGCCAATTGAGAAAAACAGTATGACGCCATTACCCATAAAACTGAACCCGTATCTGTTCTTCGGCGGAAACTGCCGGGAAGCGATGGAATTTTACCAGCGCGTTTTTGGTGGAGAGCTGACGCTATCACCGTTTAGCGAAAGCCCAGAAGGCGCGCACAAAGATCCCAAAGCCAACAGCGAGGAGGTGAAAAACAAAATCATGTACGCCAAGCTGAGTGGTGACGTGGAGCTGTTAGCCAGCGACAATCCGCACAATACCGACGCGAAGAATACAGGCCAGTTCAGTCTGTCGCTGGAAGGTGCTGACGAGGAAAAGCTAAGCGGCTATTTTGATAAACTTTCCGAAAATGGTCAGGTTACCTCACCCCTGCAGAAGCAGTTCTGGGGCGATACGTTCGGGATGGTAACCGATCAATACGGGATCAACTGGATGATGAATATTACGGCTGCTCAGCAGTGAAATCGCCTGTTGATCAACTGCAAAAGGGTGGCTCTACGAAAGCCACCCTTTTGCAGTTGATAGGTTATCGGCTGTTACTTCGCCTGATTGGTAAAATCAACGACGGTCAGATCGGCCAGCCAGGGACCGACGATGGTACCGAATTCCTTGTGGGCGGGGTGGGGGAGGTAGTCGTCCCGGTCCTTCTCGTTGTCGAAGGTCAGAATAAAGGCGTGGGTAAGGCCATGAGCGTGGTTTTCGGGGCTGTTGTTGGTACCCCACTGGAATCCTTTGATCTGTTTGATTTTCGAGGGCAGCGCTTCGAAGGCTGCCAGGATTTCTTTCAGCTTCTCGGGCGTCGTTTCGGGTTTGAATTTGAAGAGCACTATATGCTGTACGGACGTGTTCTTGGTCATCTTTTTAGGTGGTTTAGCCATCCCACTGGCTGAAAAAAGTAACGTAAAGGCTAGTAAGGCAAGGATTTGTTTCATTGGTACAGGGGTTGAAAAAAGGTAAAATCGTACAGGTAATATTGACGTAGATCGGTTTACTGCTCAACAATACTCAGATTGTCGATTCGATCAAAATGCTTTCGGTTTAAAGTGGCTATAGGTAAGCTGTGTGTCACAGCAGTAGCGGCAATGAATAAATCTGCGAGAGCGATTTGCTTCCGTTTACGTTTTAGTCCCGCGTTGATCTGAACGGCTGTATCGACGCAGGGTGCATCAAATGGAAAGACAGTTAGCGTCTGCAATACACGGTCCCAAAATAGTAATTGGCTCTGGGTTGCACCCGCGTAAATTTCGTATTTGGTGATGGACGAAATGGCAAAGCGGTACCCTTGTCTCACCAAAGCAATCCAGACAGAATTGTTCTTGTCTGTCTTTCGGTAGTAATCAATCAGAATAGACGTATCGACCAGAATTACTTCGTTCGCCATTGGTTGATTGCTTCCCGATTCGCATCAATCGTGTCCAGTTGTTTTTGGGTGGCCACGGGGCCGTTCAACAGTAACGCTTCAAGGTCAGTGTTCACGTCTGCGATTCTGGTATTTTGCTCAATCTCCGCTTTAAGTTTGTTTAGCTGGCTGACTGGCAGCGTTTTGATGATCTGCACCAGCTGGTCGAAACCAATATCTATTTGAACTTGCATAGAATCAAAAGTAAAGCCGAAGTTAGCCATTTATCAACAAAAGAAACGGGTTAACCCAAGCTTAGGTTAACCCGTTTCTTGACGTCTGCTGACAATTAAGCCAGTTTGGCTTTCAGGTTTTCGTCCAGCGCTTCCAGGAAGTCTTCGGTGTACAGGTAGTGCTCACCAGCTACCAGTTTCGTGCCCGCTGGGAAAGCTGACAGCGCCAGGTCTTTCGTCATTTTGCCGCTTTCTACGGTCTCTACGCAAACCGCTTCGAGGGCGTTAGCGAAGTCGATCAGGGGCTGGTTGTCGTCCAGTTTGCCGCGGAAAGCCAGACCACGCGTCCAGGCGTAGATCGAAGCTATTGGGTTCGTTGAGGTTTTGTTACCTTTCTGATATTCGCGGTAGTGTCGCGTAACCGTACCGTGAGCTGCTTCGGCTTCCTGCGTTTTTCCGTCTGGCGTAACCAGTACCGAGGTCATCAGACCCAGCGAACCGAAGCCCTGCGCTACAGTATCCGACTGAACGTCGCCGTCGTAGTTTTTGCAGGCCCACACAAAGTTACCTTCCCACTTCAACGCCGATGCGACCATGTCATCGATCAGACGGTGTTCGTAGTGAACTTTGTCTTTATACTCGGTCTCGTACACTTCCTGGAAGATGTCCTTGAAGCGACCGTCGTATTTTTTCAGGATCGTGTTCTTGGTCGATAGGTACAGCGGCCAGCCTTTGTCAAGCGCTACGTTAAAGCAGGCCCGGGCAAAGCCACGGATCGACTCGTCAACGTTGTACATACCCATGGCAACACCACCTCCTTTGAACTGATACACGTCAAATTCCTGTACGCTACCGTCCTCACCTTCGAACTTCATCGTCAGTTTACCAGGTCCTGGTACGACGAAATCCGTAGCGCGGTACTGATCACCGAACGCGTGACGACCGATGATGATCGGCGCGGTCCAGTTCGTAACCAAACGGGGTACGTTGCTCATCACGATTGGCTCGCGGAACACGGTACCATCCAGAATATTGCGGATTGTGCCGTTCGGCGACTTCCACATTTGTTTCAGGTTGAATTCTTTGACGCGATCTTCGTCAGGCGTGATGGTCGCGCATTTGATACCAACACCGTATTCTTTGATCGCGTTAGCTGCGTCAATGGTTACCTGGTCATTGGTTTCATCACGGTACTCGATGCCGAGGTCGTAATATTTAATATCAACATCAACGTAGGGCAGAATCAGCTTGTCCTTGATGAATTTCCAGATGATGCGGGTCATTTCGTCGCCATCCAGTTCCACCACCGGATTCGCTACTTTAATCTTTTCCATTGTACTTGGGTAAAGAGTGATTAAAAGGAGACAAGAACTGCGGGCAAAAGTACGTAAAAACGATAAAAGACCTGTGCCGGAAGGTAGACTGATCCAATTTAGGCGTAGCCGGCCTGGAATCCGTAAACTGCGCTGACTGGTTTTTATGTGTAAGTAATCACTTAAATCAGCCGCGAAACGGATAAAAAGCCGTTATTTCCCTTTTTTATACGTGACCGTTGTTTCTGAACCCGAACGATAACCCCATGCGAAGTACCAGTGCTGCTACTGCCTTGTTTAAATCAATAATGCTCCTCATAGGTAGTCTGCTGACAGCAGCAGGCAGTAGGGCGCAGGCCTCGGGTACGCCCATTAACTTACGCTGTGAGTACCTGATAAATCCACTTGGGATCGACGCGCGACAGCCGCGATTTACCTGGCAGGTAGACGATTCGCAACGGGGCGCTCGTCAAAGGGCCTACCAGCTCTGGGTGAGTACGGACTCGCTGGCTTTGGCGAAAGGGAATGCTGAACAATGGTCGTCTGGTAAGATTACGTCAGATAGGCAACTCGTTACGTACGCTGGAAAACCGCTGCAGCCCTTCACCAAATACTACTGGCGGTTAATGACCTGGGATAAGGATAGTAAGCCAGGAACTGGGCAGACGGCTAGTTTCGAGACAGGTATGATGGAGTCAGCTAACTGGCAGGGCGCCTGGATCAGCGACACGCGCGACGTAAACCTGAAACCGGCTCCCTATTTCCGGAAGGCCTTTGAAACGAAAAAGAAAATCAAGAGCGCCCGGGCTTACATCGCCGTGGCCGGTCTGTACGAACTGTCGATCAATGGGCAGAAAGTGGGTAATCACCGGCTCGATCCTATGTACACCCGCTTCGACCGACGGACGCTCTACGTCACCTACGACGTAACGAATCACCTGAAGTCGGGGAAAAATGCTGTTGGTGTTCTACTGGGCAATGGCTGGTACAATCACCAGTCGACGGCGGTCTGGTATTTTCACGAAGCGCCCTGGCGCAACCGGCCAGCGTTCTGTCTGGATATGCGCATTACATACGACGATGGTACGACGGAAACCGTTACGTCGGGGAAAGACTGGAAAACGGCCCTGAGTCCGGTCGTTTTCAACAGTATTTATACCGCCGAACATTACGACGCCCGACTGGAGCAACCCGGCTGGAACACGGCGGATTTCGACGACTCGAAATGGAAAGAGGTCATGTACCGGTCGGCTCCCTCGGAGAACGTGGTGGCGCAGGCGATGCACCCCGTCCGGAACGTAGAAACCATCCCAGCAAAAACAATTAAAAAACTGGATGATACAACCTATGTGTTTGATCTTGGCCGGAATATTTCCGGGGTGAGCCAGATTCGGGTCAAAGGTCCTGCGGGCACGACGCTCCACCTGAAACATGGCGAACGGCTCAACAAGAACGGAAGCGGCCATGTCGACCAATCCAATATCAACGAACACTACCGACCCACCGATAACAGCGACCCGTTCCAGGTCGATTTGCTAACATTGAGCGGCAGGGAGGACGTGTTCATGCCGCGCTTCAACTATAAAGGTTTTCAGTACGTAGAAGTCACCAGCGATAAACCTGTTACGTTGACGACCGAAAGTCTGATGGGCTACTTCATGCACAGCGACGTACCGGCCGTGGGAAAAGTCAACTCGTCGAACCCAACCATCGACAAGATCTGGTGGGCCGCCAACAATTCGTATCTGTCGAACCTGTTCGGTTACCCGACCGACTGCCCGCAGCGGGAAAAAAATGGCTGGACGGGCGATGCGCACATCGCCAGCGAAACGGGTCTGTATAACTTTGATGGGATTACCATCTACGAAAAGTGGCTGGCCGATCACCGCGACGAGCAGCAACCGAACGGGGTACTGCCGTCCATTATTCCAACCGATGGCTGGGGCTACGAGTGGGGGAATGGCCCTGACTGGACGAGTACCATTGCTATCATTCCCTGGAACATCTATCTGTTCTACGGCGATACGAAACTGCTGGCCGACTGCTACGGCAATATCAAACGGTACGTCGATCACATCAACGAGCAATACCCGTCTGGTCTGACGACCTGGGGCCTGGGCGATTGGGTACCGGTAAAATCGAAATCGCCGGTTGAACTGACGTCAACGGCGCACTACTTCGCCGACGTAACGATTCTGGCCAAGGCGGCTAACGTATTGGGAAAACAGGCAGACCATGCCTACTACATGGCGTTGGCCGGGAAAATCAAAAAGGCGTTCAACGACAAATACCTGAACCAGCAAACAGCGCTGTATAGCACCGGCCTGCAAACCGAACTAAGCGTGCCGTTGTACTGGGGGCTGGTTCCTGACGATCTGAAACGTAACGTAGCGGCTAACCTGGCCAAGCGCGTTGCCGCCGACAACAACCACCTCGACGTTGGTCTGCTCGGCACCAAGGCTATTCTGGGTGCGCTCAGCGACAACGGGCAGGCTGATGTAGCGTATACACTAGCAGCTCAGGAAACATACCCATCCTGGGGCTGGTGGATCGCGAATGGGGCTACTACGTTGTACGAAAACTGGGACATCAATGCAAAACACGACATCTCGCTTAACCACATCATGTTCGGCGCCGTTGGCGGGTGGTTTTATCAGGGACTAGGTGGGATCAAGCCCGATCCGCAGCAACCAGGTTTTAAAAACGTCCTGCTGGAACCCAATTTTGTGAAGGGGCTCGATCAGTTTGCGGCTTCGCACGACGGACCCTACGGGACGATTCGTTCAGGCTGGAAACGGAGCGGAACCAGTATTTCGTATAACGTAACGATTCCGCCCAACTCGACGGCTACGTTGGTGCTGGCGAACGGCCGAAAGGCGTACGAAAACGGCAAAGCGCTACCGGCTCAGCAGAATAAGACTGTATTACAGGCTGGTACGTATCAGCTGGAGATTCGATAAGTAATAAAGCTTTTTCAACACAGAGGCCCGGAGAACACGGAGGTTTTAGACGATGGGATGATAGACATAAGACAAAAAATTACTGCTCCGCTCTTTCGTCTTGTGTCTTTTTTCTTTCTTCCCGATAGGCTCCGTGCCTCTGTGTTGAAAACCATTTTTTAAACCACGCAACAGATGAAAAAATCACTCAACGTCGGTATCGTTGGCTATAAGTTCATGGGCAAGGCGCATAGCAACGCCTGGAAAAAAGCCCCACTCTTTTTCGATGTACCCAGTCAGCCAATTCTGAAAGTAGCCTGCGGACGGAATCAGGCATCTCTGGACGAGTTTGCCAGAAACTGGGGTTGGGAAGAAACCGAAACTGACTGGCAAAAACTGGTTTCCCGGCCTGATATTGACATTGTTGATATCGCCCTGCCGCAACAGCTGCACTACGACGTAGCCATTGCCGCTGCCAAAGCCGGGAAGCATATCTTCTGCGAAAAGCCACTGGCCATGAACAGTCAGCAGGCGGCTGAAATGCTGAAAGTGTGCCAGGAGAACAACGTCGTTCATTACCTCAACCACAATTATCGCCGGTTACCAGCGGTGCAACTGGCTAAAAAACTGATCGACGACGGGAAGATTGGCCGTATTTTTCACTGGCGCTGTGCTTACCAGCAAGACTGGATTGTTGACCCTAATTTCCCGCTGACGTGGCAATTGCGCAAAGAAACCGCCCAGGCCGGACCGCAGTGGGATCTGAACTCGCACGCCGTCGATCTGGCTCATTTCCTTGTTGGTGATATTGCGACGGTATCGGCCCTGACGACCAACTTTATCACCGAGCGACCAATTGCCGACGAGTCGACCTCGGGAAACCTGAGCGCGCAAACCAAAGGCGACGAAAAAGGTCCCGTTACGGTGGAGGATGCTGCGCTGATGCTGGTCGAGTTTGCGAGTGGGGCCGTGGGCTCGTTCGAAGCGACCCGCTTTGCCAGTGGTCGAAAAAACGGACTGACGTTTGAAATATACGGCAGCGAAGGCAGCGTTACGTTCGATCTGGAGCGTATGAACGAACTACGCTACTTCTCGCGGAACGACCCCGAAGGCGAGCAGGGTTTCCGGACCATTCTGGCGACTGATCCAACGCATGCCTATATGCAGCACTGGTGGCCAGCGGGACACATCATTGGTTACGAACACACCTTCGTTCACGCCGTCGTCGATTTCCTGAATGCTATTGACAAGCAGACTACCATCGAACCCAACTTCG encodes:
- a CDS encoding glycoside hydrolase family 78 protein codes for the protein MLLIGSLLTAAGSRAQASGTPINLRCEYLINPLGIDARQPRFTWQVDDSQRGARQRAYQLWVSTDSLALAKGNAEQWSSGKITSDRQLVTYAGKPLQPFTKYYWRLMTWDKDSKPGTGQTASFETGMMESANWQGAWISDTRDVNLKPAPYFRKAFETKKKIKSARAYIAVAGLYELSINGQKVGNHRLDPMYTRFDRRTLYVTYDVTNHLKSGKNAVGVLLGNGWYNHQSTAVWYFHEAPWRNRPAFCLDMRITYDDGTTETVTSGKDWKTALSPVVFNSIYTAEHYDARLEQPGWNTADFDDSKWKEVMYRSAPSENVVAQAMHPVRNVETIPAKTIKKLDDTTYVFDLGRNISGVSQIRVKGPAGTTLHLKHGERLNKNGSGHVDQSNINEHYRPTDNSDPFQVDLLTLSGREDVFMPRFNYKGFQYVEVTSDKPVTLTTESLMGYFMHSDVPAVGKVNSSNPTIDKIWWAANNSYLSNLFGYPTDCPQREKNGWTGDAHIASETGLYNFDGITIYEKWLADHRDEQQPNGVLPSIIPTDGWGYEWGNGPDWTSTIAIIPWNIYLFYGDTKLLADCYGNIKRYVDHINEQYPSGLTTWGLGDWVPVKSKSPVELTSTAHYFADVTILAKAANVLGKQADHAYYMALAGKIKKAFNDKYLNQQTALYSTGLQTELSVPLYWGLVPDDLKRNVAANLAKRVAADNNHLDVGLLGTKAILGALSDNGQADVAYTLAAQETYPSWGWWIANGATTLYENWDINAKHDISLNHIMFGAVGGWFYQGLGGIKPDPQQPGFKNVLLEPNFVKGLDQFAASHDGPYGTIRSGWKRSGTSISYNVTIPPNSTATLVLANGRKAYENGKALPAQQNKTVLQAGTYQLEIR
- a CDS encoding Dabb family protein, whose product is MKQILALLAFTLLFSASGMAKPPKKMTKNTSVQHIVLFKFKPETTPEKLKEILAAFEALPSKIKQIKGFQWGTNNSPENHAHGLTHAFILTFDNEKDRDDYLPHPAHKEFGTIVGPWLADLTVVDFTNQAK
- a CDS encoding serine hydrolase domain-containing protein, producing MKKLATILYFLSVTSFTFAQTGADTTARIEKIFSRYQSQNPGCQLAVSRNGKVIFSRAWGMADLEHNLPLTTESIIEAGSVSKQFTAAAVLLLEQQGRLSLDDDIRRYIPEMPDYGTPITLRRMMHHASGLRDWGSVAGIAGWPRTTKTYNNNDALDIIVHQKALNHKPGDEFLYSNSNYNLFAILVERVSGMSLAEYTRKYIFEPAGMTHTQWRDNFKRIVQNRAIAYEKTADRYETDMPNEYVYGNGGLLTTTEDLLKWNDYYWGGQFGRPSLLPKQLTIEVFNNKTTYPYGAGLFVSKAKGQDYVYHTGSTASYRAMLERYPQQNLSIAWLSNTSEFDTASYNVIREVGNLFVPDRSATSDKATVGNTSPKQPETFAISAATLASYAGTYESDEAQATFTVMDRNGRLVLRQAPGVDVELLPIGENIFKVTAGGRGLSGATITFVRNNLDVNGLNVTVSRARNVSFQKKSKQ
- a CDS encoding Gfo/Idh/MocA family protein is translated as MKKSLNVGIVGYKFMGKAHSNAWKKAPLFFDVPSQPILKVACGRNQASLDEFARNWGWEETETDWQKLVSRPDIDIVDIALPQQLHYDVAIAAAKAGKHIFCEKPLAMNSQQAAEMLKVCQENNVVHYLNHNYRRLPAVQLAKKLIDDGKIGRIFHWRCAYQQDWIVDPNFPLTWQLRKETAQAGPQWDLNSHAVDLAHFLVGDIATVSALTTNFITERPIADESTSGNLSAQTKGDEKGPVTVEDAALMLVEFASGAVGSFEATRFASGRKNGLTFEIYGSEGSVTFDLERMNELRYFSRNDPEGEQGFRTILATDPTHAYMQHWWPAGHIIGYEHTFVHAVVDFLNAIDKQTTIEPNFADGLKTIQVLEAGLRSAESGQRVRMN
- a CDS encoding YcxB family protein; the encoded protein is MIVKTKKYALEQKTYINIALRQWLKENWKWVFIPLGLIILNVVLYATGAFDHYWPAIVIFVLAVLYVLFWAVQITGITQMEQSKPLFQKYVYEIDSRQILMRINAKEGGILKWSQISGAAKDKDAYILYLDNSESMKGVKANWLARTVTKGLAKAQFLYLPFSIFTSDNDLRFTEALLKRKGLLAGENIAEPVK
- a CDS encoding VOC family protein, coding for MTPLPIKLNPYLFFGGNCREAMEFYQRVFGGELTLSPFSESPEGAHKDPKANSEEVKNKIMYAKLSGDVELLASDNPHNTDAKNTGQFSLSLEGADEEKLSGYFDKLSENGQVTSPLQKQFWGDTFGMVTDQYGINWMMNITAAQQ
- a CDS encoding Uma2 family endonuclease — translated: MQAITLTIPPNINVFSDDELYAFCLANPELRIERDETGHIIIMPPTGLESSFTNGELFGEVRNWNRRTKAGRTSESNGGYTLPDTSMRAPDVGWVSKERLMQVVPDELKKFARVCPDFVIEVRSESDSLKELQTKMEKWLKNGVRLGWLVDPQEQKTTIYRPDSETETKLFSETLSGEDVLVGFTMNIQEVLTY
- a CDS encoding NADP-dependent isocitrate dehydrogenase, producing MEKIKVANPVVELDGDEMTRIIWKFIKDKLILPYVDVDIKYYDLGIEYRDETNDQVTIDAANAIKEYGVGIKCATITPDEDRVKEFNLKQMWKSPNGTIRNILDGTVFREPIVMSNVPRLVTNWTAPIIIGRHAFGDQYRATDFVVPGPGKLTMKFEGEDGSVQEFDVYQFKGGGVAMGMYNVDESIRGFARACFNVALDKGWPLYLSTKNTILKKYDGRFKDIFQEVYETEYKDKVHYEHRLIDDMVASALKWEGNFVWACKNYDGDVQSDTVAQGFGSLGLMTSVLVTPDGKTQEAEAAHGTVTRHYREYQKGNKTSTNPIASIYAWTRGLAFRGKLDDNQPLIDFANALEAVCVETVESGKMTKDLALSAFPAGTKLVAGEHYLYTEDFLEALDENLKAKLA
- a CDS encoding type II toxin-antitoxin system VapC family toxin; translated protein: MANEVILVDTSILIDYYRKTDKNNSVWIALVRQGYRFAISSITKYEIYAGATQSQLLFWDRVLQTLTVFPFDAPCVDTAVQINAGLKRKRKQIALADLFIAATAVTHSLPIATLNRKHFDRIDNLSIVEQ
- a CDS encoding DUF4783 domain-containing protein — its product is MNFFTGLLLTALLWARSETPTLPVSMNEVVRSSMSQGDANLLSDHFNESIELIIDSEQVNFTKVEATHAEMILRSFFRKNPPRHFRYVHRGTSDNVQYSSGSYEANGQSYAVYVLMHKSANQPYVIDAVHFRHA